A single region of the Pelobates fuscus isolate aPelFus1 chromosome 4, aPelFus1.pri, whole genome shotgun sequence genome encodes:
- the LOC134609354 gene encoding opsin-5-like, with amino-acid sequence MGVMENESFLSNIPQAADNTVGIIYLLFGMCSVFGNSLLLYISFTKRQLLKPAEYFIVNLAFSDLGMTVILYPLAITSSFSHRWIYGRHVCLFYAFCGVLFGICSLSTVTLLSIVCCVKVCFPAYGNRFGHKLGCILVTCAWVYAAIFAFLPLIHLGEYGLEPYGTACCIDWQSSNINRVAKYYIIALFVVCFIIPCGIIITSFTLILITVKESRKAVALHGAIPTRMSNVQNIIIKLSIAVCIGFFTAWSPYAIISMWATFGSIDIIPPLAFAVPSVFAKSSTIYNPIIYLLLKPNFRDILGQQLVALWELCTQCFVCLKPVLSCHIMSLHHKLFKKKNKSISYSKKSVGSYSFNTCETCKDTFEYFKHYPKCCSTQYSFGSELRQQDETKNSKNSIRVIVQGHNIADTDNFEITLEVIPECSKCTY; translated from the exons GTATGTGTTCTGTTTTTGGGAATAGCCTTCTGTTATATATTTCTTTCACTAAGAGGCAATTGCTGAAACCAGCAGAATACTTCATAGTAAACCTGGCCTTCAGTGACCTTGGAATGACCGTTATCTTGTACCCTCTTGCTATCACATCCAGCTTTTCACACAG GTGGATATATGGAAGACATGTCTGCCTGTTTTATGCATTCTGTGGTGTATTGTTTGGGATTTGTAGCCTATCCACAGTCACATTATTGAGTATAGTGTGCTGTGTCAAAGTTTGCTTCCCAGCATATG GAAATAGATTTGGCCACAAGTTGGGATGCATCCTTGTCACTTGTGCATGGGTTTATGCAGCTATATTTGCCTTCTTACCTCTAATTCACTTGGGAGAATATGGGCTTGAGCCGTATGGGACAGCTTGCTGTATTGACTGGCAGTCTTCTAATATAAACAGAGTAGCAAAGTACTACATAATAGCTCTGTTTGTAGTTTGTTTCATTATCCCATGTGGGATCATCATTACCTCTTTTACACTTATACTGATAACTGTCAAGGAATCCCGAAAAGCGGTGGCACTGCATGGCGCTATTCCCACCAGGATGAGCAACGTCCAAAACATCATAATCAAG TTAAGCATCGCTGTGTGCATTGGATTCTTCACAGCTTGGAGCCCATATGCAATAATTTCGATGTGGGCCACATTTGGATCTATCGATATCATACCACCTTTGGCATTTGCAGTACCCTCTGTGTTTGCAAAATCTTCAACAATTTACAATCCAATTATTTACCTCCTATTGAAGCCCAACTTCCGAGATATTCTTGGACAACAATTGGTTGCTCTGTGGGAGCTTTGTACCCAGTGCTTTGTTTGCCTGAAGCCTGTCCTTTCCTGCCACATTATGTCACTGCACCACAAACTcttcaaaaagaaaaataagtcaATAAGTTATTCAAAAAAGTCAGTTGGAAGCTATTCCTTTAACACATGTGAAACATGCAAAGATACTTTTGAATACTTCAAGCATTACCCGAAATGCTGTAGTACACAGTATAGTTTTGGTTCAGAGTTGAGGCAACAAGATGAAACCAAAAATTCTAAAAATTCCATAAGGGTTATTGTACAAGGACATAATATAGCAGATACTGATAACTTTGAAATTACTTTAGAAGTAATACCAGAGTGCAGTAAATGTActtattaa